The genomic segment GCGCTCTTGGCGTCCTTGGCGGTAAAGCTCTTTCGAGTTCGTGGGTTCGGAGCGCTACTTCTTTGCCACTCCCAGGCAGACTTCGAGGGCGCACTGGAAGTCGCACACGCCGAATACGCACTGGCTGTTTGCTTGGCAGCCGGCGCCGCTGCGGGTTCCGCCTGCGCAAGCTGAACACTGGATGTCGTAGCTGCTGGAGCCAGCCGCGACCAAGCCGAAGGTAGAGCAGCCGATGAGGTTGTCCGCTTGACACGTCACGTCGTCTGCGCCGGTGGCGTAGAGCACGGCCACCAGCGTGGCGTCGCTCTCCTTCTCGAAGTCGGTGAAGGTGATGCCGTCAGGCATCGCGCGGTCGAGGGCGTCGTTCAGCAGTGTCGCGAGCTCTGTAGGCTGAGAAGAGAGCGCCGTTCGTACGCAGGCAGAGCGCTGCTTTACTTCGCCGCTGCTCGTCACCAGGGCTACGTCGAGCGCGGTGCCCTCGAGCGCGTGGGTCAACGGATTCAGCTCCGCGTGGGTCTTGCACGCGTTGGGATCGGGCTCACAGCTCGCAAGCACTCGCAGTGCGCCGCTGCGGGTCACCCGCACGGAGAGCGACTCAGCCTCACAACCCATGCTGCACTCGGCGGCCACCAGGGTGCAGACCAGGAGCAAGGCGCCGCGCGGCACGCGTCGAAGCAGCCTTCGCGTGAATCGTTTCCCCACGGTTCAGTCGTCTCCGCGCAGCCCGAGCCGGCGAATGCTGCGAAACAGCGTGCCGCGATCGACCCCCGCGTGGCGCGCAGCCTGAGCAACGTTGCCGTCGCTCGCTTGCAGCGCCGCTTCCAGGTACTGACGCTCGAAGCGTTCTACCAGCTCCTGCTTCGCCTCACGCCAGGGGCGCTCCAGTAGGTCATCGAAGGCGCTGCCGTCCCCTGCGCTCGGGTTCGGGTCGCGTAAAGGCGGAGGCACCTGCAGTACCGCGAGTTGCTCCAAGTAGTTGCGGAGCTCTCGTACGTTGCCAGCCCAGCGCTGCTTCTGTAGCTCTGCCAAGAGCTCCGCGCTCGGCACGATGAGCGTGGGGATCTTGCGGTCGAGAACGATTTGCTGCATCAGCTCCCGAGCGAGCTGGGGGATGTCCTCGCTCCGCTCGCGCAGCGGCGGCATGCGGACTTCCATCACGGCGATGCGATAGTATAAATCCGTGCGGAATGTACCGTGGTTCACCTCGCTGCGCAGGTCGCGATTCGTGGCGGCAACGATGCGCACATCCACGCGCTCGCGGCGCGCCCCGCCTACCCGCCGTACCTCTCCTTCGCCCAGGGCGCGCAACAGTTTCGGTTGCACCTCGAGGGGCAGCTCACCTAGCTCATCCAGGAACAGCGTGCCGCCGTTCGCGCGCTCGAAGGCGCCGGCCCGCGCGCTGATGGCGTGGGTGAACGCGCCCTTTTCGTGGCCGAAGAGTTCGCTCTCGATCAAGGTTGGTGGCAACCCGCCGCAATCGACGACTTCGAATGGCCCAGCAGCACGCGGGCTCGCGGCGTGGACGGCGCGCGCTGCCAGCTCTTTGCCGGTCCCGCTCTCCCCGAGCAGCAGCACCGGCACGTCCGTCGGCGCCGCCTTCTCGAGGAGCGTGTACACGCTCTGCATCGCGGCTGAGCTTCCGAGCAGTTCCCCGAAGTGGCTACGCCCGCCGCGCACCTCATCGTGGGCGTCTCCCAGTTCAAGAGCGAGCCGCGTCCTTCCAACGCTGAGCTCCAGGGCGCCGGGGAGTGTCGCGCGTTCGACGCGCACGCCGCCAATACGGGTCCCGTTCGTGGACCCGAGGTCCTTCAAGGTGATGCCGTTTGGGCCTGCGCTCAGCTCCATGTGGAAACGGCTGACGGCGCGGTCCGTCAGCTTGAGGTCGCACTGGCTACTGCTCCCGACCACCAAGCGCCCTGACTTGGCCTCCGCGGTCGCACCCTGGTCGGGGCCCTCGACGACGCGCACGCGGAAGCGCGGCAGGCGCATCACCACCTGTCCGTCTTGCATCACCACTTGCGTACACGCTGTTTCGTCCACCCGTGCCTCGTCCGCTTGCTGGAGTTTAGTGTTTTTCCCGGGCCGCGTCTGCGCGTGCTTCAGCGAAGGTCGAGGGTTGCGGTGCGACCGTCGGCGATCACCACGCTGCCGCCTTTGCGCTGGGTGCTGTCCATGCGGGAGACGGCTGACAGGCTGTAGCGTCCGCACGGCCAGACGTATCGCCCCGGCGACTGCACCGCGCTTGGTCCGCCGCTCACCGACCAGCTGCCATTGGAGAAGATCTGCAGAGCGCCGGTGCA from the Polyangiaceae bacterium genome contains:
- a CDS encoding sigma 54-dependent Fis family transcriptional regulator, which produces MQDGQVVMRLPRFRVRVVEGPDQGATAEAKSGRLVVGSSSQCDLKLTDRAVSRFHMELSAGPNGITLKDLGSTNGTRIGGVRVERATLPGALELSVGRTRLALELGDAHDEVRGGRSHFGELLGSSAAMQSVYTLLEKAAPTDVPVLLLGESGTGKELAARAVHAASPRAAGPFEVVDCGGLPPTLIESELFGHEKGAFTHAISARAGAFERANGGTLFLDELGELPLEVQPKLLRALGEGEVRRVGGARRERVDVRIVAATNRDLRSEVNHGTFRTDLYYRIAVMEVRMPPLRERSEDIPQLARELMQQIVLDRKIPTLIVPSAELLAELQKQRWAGNVRELRNYLEQLAVLQVPPPLRDPNPSAGDGSAFDDLLERPWREAKQELVERFERQYLEAALQASDGNVAQAARHAGVDRGTLFRSIRRLGLRGDD